In Bradyrhizobium sp. 200, the sequence AAATCATTGATTTTTGCGGAAAATGTGCTATATTGGGCACATTATAAGCCGATCCTGGCCATGCGTAACTTTGGCCCCGGTGGGTTCCCGTAAAAACATCGAACAGGGGCGTGGCAGTTCCGCGCGCAGGCTGTGTCACAGAAAACGCGTAAAAAGAGTGCTTCCAAGACCACGAAAAAAGCCGCTTCGGCCAGCCGCAGCGCAACCAAAGGCCGTGCCAAGGCAACCTTGAAGGTCGCCAGGAAGGTTGCGGCCACAAAGTCCTCAAAGAACAAAAGAAGCGCAATGCCAGAAAAGACTGCCAAGACCGCCGCGAAAGCGACGGGTTCGAAGACCACTGCGTCGAAAGTTGCCGCCAAAGCTCCTGTGAAGGCTGCGCCCCCGAAAGCCGCCGCTGTTGCGCCGAAGGCTCCCGCCAAGCCGGTCGCCGCCGCGCCGCGCGTCGAGGAGCCGAAGAAGGTCGTGACCCAGCGTCAGGGCTTCAAGGCCAATGAATTCGTGGTCTATCCCGCCCACGGCGTCGGCCAGATCCTGGCCATCGAGGAGCAGGAGATCGCCGGAGCCAAGCTCGAGCTGTTCGTGATCAATTTCATGAAGGACAAGATGACGCTCCGCGTGCCGACCGCCAAGGTCGCCAATGTCGGCATGCGCAAGCTGTCCGAACCGGCGCTGGTGAAGAAGGCGCTGGAGACGCTGAAGGGCCGCGCGCGCGTCAAGCGCACCATGTGGTCGCGCCGGGCGCAGGAATACGAAGCGAAGATCAATTCGGGCGACATCGTCGCGATCGCCGAAGTGGTCCGCGACCTCTACCGTTCGGAATCGCAGCCCGAGCAGTCCTACAGCGAACGCCAGCTCTATGAAGCCGCGCTCGATCGCCTGTCGCGCGAAATCGCCGTCGTCCAGCATTCGACGGAGACCGAAGCGGTCAAGGAAATCGAAAGCCAACTCGCCAAGAGCCCGCGCCGTGGCGCCAAGACCGAGACGGCCGAGGCTGACGGCGAAGCCGACGAGGCGGATGTCGAAGCCGATGGCGACGACGCTGCCGTGGCGGATGAAGCTGCCTGAAAGGGTTCGACGGATTGAGATAAAAGCCCGGCTGAAATGCCGGGCTTTTTGTTTGGGCGTGCGCGAGAGAAGTCGCGGGAGCGCTGGGCTTCAAACGCTATGGGGCACACTTCAGGAAGGGCGCTCGATATCTGTCGTCCCTCGTGGTGACGAGCCGGTTCCCCGACGCATCAAGGCAGACCCACCAACGGCCGCAGCAGGAGCGTGACGCCCGCTACCAGCGTGCAGAAGCTGCTCGCCAATATGAAAAGCAGAAAGTTTTCCATGCCGCGATCCCCTTTCCTGACAAGTCGACGCTTGAGCCTGCAATCCGTTCCGGCCATCCGCTTTTGCGGAGCAGACTTGCCGTAAGGGCTTGGCTTCCGGTCCTCCCGTGGAACCCGGCTCGGCTGATGCCTAAGGCGATTTGCTTTGCCTGGATTGTCTCCAACTTCGCGAAGCCATGCTGTGACGGACAAGCCGCTTGCGCCCGCGATGATCGGTAACTCCCGCCTCGCCTCAACCTGTCGCGCCGCCATTCACCCGGAATGTGGCCAGATTTCCGGCCTCTTGTGACCAAATTTAAAAGTGAGTCTGGCATTCCACATCCGATTGAATCGCAGGGGTGTTCGATGAAGACTCAAATTCGGTTGGTCTTTTTCGCCGCTTGCATTGCTGCTCTCGCGCCGATTGGCATGCTGAATGCACAGGCCAAAGCGCAGGTCAGAGACTGCAGCGTTGCGCCGCCATCGAATGGACGGGGGCATTGGTCCTGGCGCCTGATCGATGGGCGAAAATGCTGGTACTCCGGCAAGACCGTGATCGCGAAATCATCGTTGCGGTGGCCCGCAGCGGCGCCCGCGCAAGCCAAGGCTCCTGTGCAAGCCAAGGCTCCCGCGCAAGCCAAGGCTGATGCGGCGCCCATCGTTGTCGCTACGCCCGTCGTTGTCGCTGCAGAGAAACGTAGCGACCCGATGGATGCACAGGCGCGAATGCTCGACGCTGACAATACGTTCGAGGCGCGCTGGCGCGCGCGGGTGACTGTCGAGTAGGCGAGGCTGGAGCGAATGACGCCCGCCGTCATTGCGAGGAGTGGTAGCGACGAAGCAATCCATTCCTTCTCTGGCGAGATGGATTGCTTCGCTTCGCTCGCAATGACGGTTGTCGGCTTCAATCCACCACGATCTTCACGCGATCCCTTGGCTTGACCTGGGCGTGCTGGTCGAGGCCGTTGAGGATGCGGAAGCGCTCGGCGGGGCGGTCGATGCCGGCCATGCGGTGGGAGAGGGATTCCACGGTGTCGCCGGGCTGCACGGTGATGACCTTGATGCGCAGCGGGCGCGCGGCCTGGATTTCGTCGAGCGTCAGGCGGCGGAAAGAGTTGACGGTCTCGCGCGCGTTGCGCTCGCTCTCGGTGTTGCGCTGCTTGGCGGCGAAGATGAAGCGGTAGACGTCGCTGCCGTAGCGCAGCGCATAGACCTTGAACTGCCATTGATCGCCGTTCGCGGAAGCCGAAGCCACCGGGAAGCCGTTGATCATGAGGTCTTCCGTCGACCCCTTGTCGACGCCTTCCATCCAGCCGGAAGTGAGATAATCGGCGAGCGATTGTTCGGCCGGTACGCGCACCACGTCGAAGCGCATCGCCTGCGTGCCGCCTTCGCGCACGCCGATCACGGCCTGCGCGGTGTTGTCCAGCGTGAACGTCTCGGGCGCTGCGAAGGTGAAGCCGAGCTTCGGATGCAGGAAGCGCCGGCCACGCACAAAGCCTTCGCTGGGGTCCTCGCCATAGACGATGTTGTCGATCGCGGCGAGGTAGGTTTCGCGGTCGCGCTCGCCGCCCTGCGGCGAGGTGTATTGCCGGGCGCTGGCCTGCGCGTTCTGCACGCGCTCGGGCGTTGCCGGGTGCGAGGACAGGAAATCCTGCGCGCGGGGATCGAGCGAGGTCTTGCCGGCCTTCAGCGCCGCGTTGCGTTCCATCGCGGCGAGGAAGCGCGACGCGCCATAGGGATCGAAATGGGCGCGGGCCGAAATGCCGACGCCGATGCCATCGGCCTCGAATTCCTGCGCGCGCGAGAAGCTCGCCATCGTCAGTTTCGTTTTCGCCAGCGCCAGTGCCGTCAGATCGGGGTCGTTGCTCATATCGGTGACGACCCGCGTCACCACCGCCGCCTGCCGCGCCTGGTCTTCCCGGATCGAGGCGTGTTTTGCAATGACATGCGCCATCTCGTGGCTCAGCACCGAGGACAGTTCCGAGGTGTCGCTGGCGAGCGCAACCAGCCCGCGCGTCACATAGAGCTGGCCGGTCGGCAGTGCAAAGGCGTTCACGGCCCCGGAATTGAGGATCGTCACCCGGTAGGCTTGGTCGGGACGGTCGGAGGCCGCGACCAGCCGGTCGACCGTTTTGCCGATCAGGGTCGCGAGTTTCGGATCGTCATAGGCGCCGCCATAGGAGGCAAGAATGCGCTCGTGCTCGCGCTCGCTCGCAGGCGTCTGCGCGACGGTGCGGCTCGGCTTCGGTGCTGCTACCGTCGGCGGGGCGGTCTCGAGTTTTCCGAGATTTCCACAGGAAGCGACCATGAGCGCGGCACACAGCAGCGCCGGCGCAGCCAGAAGGCGGCCACCCGTGTTTCCTTCGCGCCGTTTTGCACGATGCGTCAAATCAGCCACTGAACCACGACCCGACTGGAACCGTGATCTCATCCCTGTTTTTGCGCATGATCCAGGCGAAAACCGGTGCCCAGTCTTCGA encodes:
- a CDS encoding CarD family transcriptional regulator → MPEKTAKTAAKATGSKTTASKVAAKAPVKAAPPKAAAVAPKAPAKPVAAAPRVEEPKKVVTQRQGFKANEFVVYPAHGVGQILAIEEQEIAGAKLELFVINFMKDKMTLRVPTAKVANVGMRKLSEPALVKKALETLKGRARVKRTMWSRRAQEYEAKINSGDIVAIAEVVRDLYRSESQPEQSYSERQLYEAALDRLSREIAVVQHSTETEAVKEIESQLAKSPRRGAKTETAEADGEADEADVEADGDDAAVADEAA
- a CDS encoding M48 family metalloprotease — translated: MVASCGNLGKLETAPPTVAAPKPSRTVAQTPASEREHERILASYGGAYDDPKLATLIGKTVDRLVAASDRPDQAYRVTILNSGAVNAFALPTGQLYVTRGLVALASDTSELSSVLSHEMAHVIAKHASIREDQARQAAVVTRVVTDMSNDPDLTALALAKTKLTMASFSRAQEFEADGIGVGISARAHFDPYGASRFLAAMERNAALKAGKTSLDPRAQDFLSSHPATPERVQNAQASARQYTSPQGGERDRETYLAAIDNIVYGEDPSEGFVRGRRFLHPKLGFTFAAPETFTLDNTAQAVIGVREGGTQAMRFDVVRVPAEQSLADYLTSGWMEGVDKGSTEDLMINGFPVASASANGDQWQFKVYALRYGSDVYRFIFAAKQRNTESERNARETVNSFRRLTLDEIQAARPLRIKVITVQPGDTVESLSHRMAGIDRPAERFRILNGLDQHAQVKPRDRVKIVVD